A single window of Leopardus geoffroyi isolate Oge1 chromosome D4, O.geoffroyi_Oge1_pat1.0, whole genome shotgun sequence DNA harbors:
- the LOC123592746 gene encoding olfactory receptor 1G1-like: MSSQRVSGRANPISFLEVSETEAGQHVQILLQFLSLKEISNQTRVSDFLLLGFSAHPEQQPLLFGLFLGMYLVTVLGNLLIIMAIVSDQHLHTPMYFFLANLSFVETCFTCTIVPKVLANILTQRHAISHTGCLVQMYFFMALALLDDFLLAVMAYDRYVAICLPLHYTTIMCPQRCLLLVAASWLCSHLLASSLTLLMSQFSFCASHAIPHFFCDLLPLLKLACSDTQIFQVMMFAEAALSGVVPLTCVLVSYAHIIHTVLRVPSAGGKHKVFSTCGSHLTMVILFYGTVFLVYFQSSSSYSADTGMVASVVYTMVTPMLNPFIYSLRNRDMKRALWKLLVWGRCSIP, from the exons ATGTCTTCTCAAAGAGTCAGTGGGAGAGCAAACCCAATCTCCTTCCTGGAAGTGTCAGAGACTGAGGCTGGCCAGCATGTCCAG aTTCTCCTCCAATTTCTCTCCTTGAAGGAAATCAGCAACCAAACCAGGGTCTCTGACTTCCTGCTTCTGGGCTTCTCTGCACACCCTGAGCAGCAGCCTCTCCTGTTCGGACTCTTCCTGGGCATGTACCTGGTCACCGTGTTGGGGAACCTGCTCATCATCATGGCCATAGTTTCTGACCAgcacctccacacccccatgtacttcttcctggccaACCTGTCCTTCGTCGAGACCTGCTTCACCTGCACCATTGTCCCCAAGGTGCTGGCGAACATCCTGACACAGCGCCACGCCATCTCCCACACTGGGTGCCTCGTGCAGATGTACTTCTTCATGGCGTTGGCTCTACTGGATGACTTCCTACTGGCTGTGATGGCATATGACCGCTACGTGGCCATCTGCCTTCCTCTCCACTACACCACGATCATGTGTCCCCAGCGCTGCCTGCTGCTGGTCGCCGCATCCTGGCTCTGCTCCCACCTCCTGGCCTCCTCGCTCACCCTCCTCATGTCTCAGTTCTCCTTCTGTGCCTCTCATGCCATCCCACACTTTTTCTGtgatcttctccctctcctcaaaCTTGCCTGTTCAGACACCCAGAtctttcaggtcatgatgtttGCTGAAGCAGCCCTCTCAGGTGTGGTCCCTCTCACCTGTGTCCTGGTCTCTTATGCCCACATCATCCACACCGTCCTCAGGGTCCCCTCTGCTGGGGGGAAGCACAAGGTCTTCTCGACCTGTGGCTCTCACCTTACAATGGTCATTCTCTTCTATGGAACTGTCTTTCTGGTGTATTTCCAGTCTTCTTCCTCCTATTCAGCAGACACAGGTATGGTGGCATCTGTGGTATACACGATGGTCAcccccatgctgaacccctttatctacagcctgaggaacagGGACATGAAGAGGGCTTTATGGAAACTCCTTGTCTGGGGAAGATGTTCCATCCCAtaa